Proteins co-encoded in one Daphnia carinata strain CSIRO-1 chromosome 3, CSIRO_AGI_Dcar_HiC_V3, whole genome shotgun sequence genomic window:
- the LOC130697428 gene encoding brother of CDO-like isoform X2, translating into MFSIDPYVFSCVLLLVLVNAGPILASENDVDDTYRRVVLVGTNLKLPCSPPDAEDILEYFTWSKNGVLLPDRSSTALQSRFIIQSDFSLLIERVAEDDEGNYSCSVQSHPPRTTSYSVQVEVPAAIEELLHHGGNSPHYQLQEGSDLDLTCMASGRPLPTVTWKYQGKVLSAEESIVDVYQKVSSVHRIVGARRLDAGSYICEADNGVDLPATATFNVEIAHAPEIAVEHTWVHTGLGALTELACTVYAQPAAQVTWFRSVEGVGNGEGERKHLEVLPSNRIGTLVMSNGLKHVLRFKSVRDADLGIYTCRAENPHGQAEAAIEMSGKAMAAVLWVSPPIQSNKVLDSEQQDDDETKKKHVGYRLIWDAISQSPIYEYRLWLRPRGQPEISWVNLIIPSNSSAVSSSPSLHSHGYDLSDLATGIVYQVSVQSRNRFGWSAESNTVYLSGGEDPELTDYDNDEKTSSSSTSTSTSSSASTTSVEQSSSTMPDSTTTIITSTASPLTASPLTASPSTASSSANPTSSPYFISSPYPSSSPYPSPTSTPTIITSSSSSTFDETESTVESTIEVTETEETTEDNQSTLPVLIIDPVSVDHHGTHEEIETSTMETSTEQSTPQSTTEYESCLPGDQDCNEHLPSSNSPENLPSSIVIAGNSATDRSRSRLTNLLVVSYSLAVFCSTLVVF; encoded by the exons ATGTTCTCCATTGATCCTTACGTCTTCAGCTGCGTTCTGCTTCTAGTACTGG TAAATGCAGGGCCCATACTAGCATCAGAGAATGACGTCGACGACACCTACAGAAGGGTAGTTCTAGTCGGAACGAATTTGAAATTGCCTTGCAGTCCACCAGATGCCGAAG ATATATTAGAGTATTTCACTTGGAGTAAAAATGGCGTTCTGCTGCCCGACCGTTCTTCGACTGCCCTTCAATCTCGTTTTATTATTCAGAGTGACTTCTCTCTCCT CATTGAACGTGTTGCCGAGGATGACGAGGGAAACTACTCGTGCAGCGTCCAGTCTCACCCTCCACGGACAACTAGCTACTCCGTCCAAGTTGAAG TTCCTGCTGCCATCGAGGAACTACTCCATCACGGTGGCAACTCACCCCACTACCAACTACAAGAAGGTAGCGATTTAGACCTTACCTGCATGGCCAGCGGACGGCCTCTGCCTACAGTCACATGGAAATATCAA GGAAAAGTGCTTAGCGCCGAAGAGTCAATCGTTGATGTTTACCAGAAGGTATCCAGCGTTCATCGGATCGTTGGTGCCCGCAGACTGGATGCCGGCTCTTACATTTGCGAG GCGGATAACGGCGTTGATCTCCCAGCAACTGCTACATTCAATGTCGAGATTGCTC ATGCTCCGGAGATTGCGGTAGAACACACTTGGGTTCATACAGGATTGGGAGCGCTGACTGAGCTTGCGTGCACGGTGTACGCTCAACCAGCGGCTCAG GTGACGTGGTTCCGGTCAGTTGAAGGTGTCGGAAACGGTGAAGGTGAAAGAAAGCATCTAGAAGTCCTTCCTTCGAATCGAATTGGAACACTGGTTATGTCTAACGGGCTGAAGCACGTGCTCCGCTTCAAGAGCGTCCGTGACGCAGATTTGGGGATCTACACCTGCCGGGCCGAAAATCCCCATGGACAGGCGGAAGCCGCTATTGAAATGTCCG GCAAAGCGATGGCAGCTGTCCTGTGGGTGTCACCTCCAATTCAATCAAATAAGGTGCTCGATTCTGAACAGCAGGATGACGatgagacgaaaaaaaagcaCGTTGGCTACCGACTAATATGGGACGCTATTAGCCAAAGCCCAATCTACGAATACCGATTGTGGCTCAGACCTCGTGGCCAACCCGAGATTAGCTGGGTTAATTTGATCATTCCATCCAACTCCTCGGCCGTCTCTTCATCTCCCTCACTACACAGTCATGGATACGACCTGTCCGACCTAGCCACTGGTATTGTTTACCAGGTAAGTGTCCAGTCTCGCAACCGTTTTGGTTGGAGCGCCGAATCGAACACGGTCTACCTCTCTGGCGGAGAAGACCCCGAACTGACCGATTACGACAATGATGAAAAAAcatccagcagcagcaccagTACTAGCACCAGCAGTAGTGCCAGTACTACATCCGTCGAACAATCCAGCAGTACTATGCCAGATAGCACGACTACGATTATCACTTCGACAGCTAGCCCTTTGACAGCTAGCCCTTTGACAGCGAGCCCTTCGACAGCTAGCTCTTCGGCTAACCCTACGTCCAGTCCTTACTTTATCTCCAGTCCTTATCCTTCATCCAGTCCTTACCCAAGTCCTACCAGCACACCTACGATTATCACCAGTTCTAGCAGTTCAACTTTCGATGAAACTGAATCCACGGTAGAGTCGACAATTGAAGTGACTGAAACAGAAGAGACGACGGAAGATAATCAATCAACCTTACCGGTGTTAATCATCGACCCAGTGTCGGTCGATCATCATGGAACTCACGAAGAAATAGAGACGAGTACAATGGAAACGTCCACAGAACAATCAACTCCGCAATCAACCACAGAGTATGAATCATGCTTACCAG GTGATCAAGATTGTAATGAACATCTGCCGAGCTCCAATAGTCCGGAAAACCTGCCGTCGTCAATCGTGATCGCAGGAAACAGTGCGACAGATCGCTCACGATCGCGGTTAACAAACCTGCTTGTCGTTTCGTATTCATTGGCAGTCTTCTGTTCAACACTCGTCGTGTTTTGA
- the LOC130697428 gene encoding brother of CDO-like isoform X1 has product MFSIDPYVFSCVLLLVLVNAGPILASENDVDDTYRRVVLVGTNLKLPCSPPDAEDILEYFTWSKNGVLLPDRSSTALQSRFIIQSDFSLLIERVAEDDEGNYSCSVQSHPPRTTSYSVQVEVPAAIEELLHHGGNSPHYQLQEGSDLDLTCMASGRPLPTVTWKYQGKVLSAEESIVDVYQKVSSVHRIVGARRLDAGSYICEADNGVDLPATATFNVEIAHAPEIAVEHTWVHTGLGALTELACTVYAQPAAQVTWFRSVEGVGNGEGERKHLEVLPSNRIGTLVMSNGLKHVLRFKSVRDADLGIYTCRAENPHGQAEAAIEMSGKAMAAVLWVSPPIQSNKVLDSEQQDDDETKKKHVGYRLIWDAISQSPIYEYRLWLRPRGQPEISWVNLIIPSNSSAVSSSPSLHSHGYDLSDLATGIVYQVSVQSRNRFGWSAESNTVYLSGGEDPELTDYDNDEKTSSSSTSTSTSSSASTTSVEQSSSTMPDSTTTIITSTASPLTASPLTASPSTASSSANPTSSPYFISSPYPSSSPYPSPTSTPTIITSSSSSTFDETESTVESTIEVTETEETTEDNQSTLPVLIIDPVSVDHHGTHEEIETSTMETSTEQSTPQSTTEYESCLPEGDQDCNEHLPSSNSPENLPSSIVIAGNSATDRSRSRLTNLLVVSYSLAVFCSTLVVF; this is encoded by the exons ATGTTCTCCATTGATCCTTACGTCTTCAGCTGCGTTCTGCTTCTAGTACTGG TAAATGCAGGGCCCATACTAGCATCAGAGAATGACGTCGACGACACCTACAGAAGGGTAGTTCTAGTCGGAACGAATTTGAAATTGCCTTGCAGTCCACCAGATGCCGAAG ATATATTAGAGTATTTCACTTGGAGTAAAAATGGCGTTCTGCTGCCCGACCGTTCTTCGACTGCCCTTCAATCTCGTTTTATTATTCAGAGTGACTTCTCTCTCCT CATTGAACGTGTTGCCGAGGATGACGAGGGAAACTACTCGTGCAGCGTCCAGTCTCACCCTCCACGGACAACTAGCTACTCCGTCCAAGTTGAAG TTCCTGCTGCCATCGAGGAACTACTCCATCACGGTGGCAACTCACCCCACTACCAACTACAAGAAGGTAGCGATTTAGACCTTACCTGCATGGCCAGCGGACGGCCTCTGCCTACAGTCACATGGAAATATCAA GGAAAAGTGCTTAGCGCCGAAGAGTCAATCGTTGATGTTTACCAGAAGGTATCCAGCGTTCATCGGATCGTTGGTGCCCGCAGACTGGATGCCGGCTCTTACATTTGCGAG GCGGATAACGGCGTTGATCTCCCAGCAACTGCTACATTCAATGTCGAGATTGCTC ATGCTCCGGAGATTGCGGTAGAACACACTTGGGTTCATACAGGATTGGGAGCGCTGACTGAGCTTGCGTGCACGGTGTACGCTCAACCAGCGGCTCAG GTGACGTGGTTCCGGTCAGTTGAAGGTGTCGGAAACGGTGAAGGTGAAAGAAAGCATCTAGAAGTCCTTCCTTCGAATCGAATTGGAACACTGGTTATGTCTAACGGGCTGAAGCACGTGCTCCGCTTCAAGAGCGTCCGTGACGCAGATTTGGGGATCTACACCTGCCGGGCCGAAAATCCCCATGGACAGGCGGAAGCCGCTATTGAAATGTCCG GCAAAGCGATGGCAGCTGTCCTGTGGGTGTCACCTCCAATTCAATCAAATAAGGTGCTCGATTCTGAACAGCAGGATGACGatgagacgaaaaaaaagcaCGTTGGCTACCGACTAATATGGGACGCTATTAGCCAAAGCCCAATCTACGAATACCGATTGTGGCTCAGACCTCGTGGCCAACCCGAGATTAGCTGGGTTAATTTGATCATTCCATCCAACTCCTCGGCCGTCTCTTCATCTCCCTCACTACACAGTCATGGATACGACCTGTCCGACCTAGCCACTGGTATTGTTTACCAGGTAAGTGTCCAGTCTCGCAACCGTTTTGGTTGGAGCGCCGAATCGAACACGGTCTACCTCTCTGGCGGAGAAGACCCCGAACTGACCGATTACGACAATGATGAAAAAAcatccagcagcagcaccagTACTAGCACCAGCAGTAGTGCCAGTACTACATCCGTCGAACAATCCAGCAGTACTATGCCAGATAGCACGACTACGATTATCACTTCGACAGCTAGCCCTTTGACAGCTAGCCCTTTGACAGCGAGCCCTTCGACAGCTAGCTCTTCGGCTAACCCTACGTCCAGTCCTTACTTTATCTCCAGTCCTTATCCTTCATCCAGTCCTTACCCAAGTCCTACCAGCACACCTACGATTATCACCAGTTCTAGCAGTTCAACTTTCGATGAAACTGAATCCACGGTAGAGTCGACAATTGAAGTGACTGAAACAGAAGAGACGACGGAAGATAATCAATCAACCTTACCGGTGTTAATCATCGACCCAGTGTCGGTCGATCATCATGGAACTCACGAAGAAATAGAGACGAGTACAATGGAAACGTCCACAGAACAATCAACTCCGCAATCAACCACAGAGTATGAATCATGCTTACCAG AAGGTGATCAAGATTGTAATGAACATCTGCCGAGCTCCAATAGTCCGGAAAACCTGCCGTCGTCAATCGTGATCGCAGGAAACAGTGCGACAGATCGCTCACGATCGCGGTTAACAAACCTGCTTGTCGTTTCGTATTCATTGGCAGTCTTCTGTTCAACACTCGTCGTGTTTTGA
- the LOC130697459 gene encoding apoptosis-inducing factor 3-like isoform X1 has protein sequence MGINCTKSPKVKPQHKNQQVESGTPAAQSGSLPREADSERKPTDTGKDAKENSKPTLEGDEDEEIKEYMLCQSEDLHENEMKVFEAGEKQVLVVKENGKVYAMGAKCTHFGAPLNSGIFCKGKVYCPWHGACFNSKTGDIEEFPALDPIPVYPVNIDPTTNEVKVTLRNNSHLNSQGATKTLCKASEDNNKMVVIIGSGAAGHSCAETLRQEGFSGRVIIVTKDEALPYDRTKLSKAMNLEANKLSLRSHEYYSKGDIEFVLNVSVQGVDVEAKSVLLSNGDILKYTYLVIATGGRPRPIPCPGTHLGNIFLLRTPNDANQIDAFANNKEVHVVIVGTSFIGMEVAAYLVDKAASVTVVGRSSTPFIHVFGPLIGKRLQQFHEEKGVKFIMDAEVGELLGNEEGNLTEVCLTSGRVLKADILVAGLGVLPSTDFLRDSEIILDSRGFVPVDERLRTNCSDVYAVGDIASFPLRAKEECDARKLVNIGHWQMALHHGRTAALTILGLSQPINETTVPFFWSSMFGKSVRYCGYAPDFDDVIVHGDIDNLKFAAFLCDKETVLAVVTMNCDPLAIQFAALLRQQKSLLKSEVINDPQSWTTMLQEP, from the exons ATGGGCATAAATTGTACGAAAAGCCCGAAAGTAAAACCTCAACATAAAAATCAACAGGTAGAAAGTGGGACACCAGCTGCTCAGTCTGGTTCACTTCCTAGAGAAGCTGATTCTGAAAGAAAACCAACAG ATACAGGAAAAGATGCCAAAGAAAATTCTAAACCAACATTGGAGGGTGATGAGGAtgaagaaattaaagaatacatGCTATGCCAGTCTGAAGATTTACATGaaaatga GATGAAAGTGTTTGAAGCTGGTGAAAAGCAAGTATTAGTTGTGAAGGAAAATGGGAAGGTTTATGCAATGGGGGCAAAATGCACCCATTTTGGTGCCCCATTGAATTCAG gCATATTTTGTAAAGGAAAAGTTTATTGCCCTTGGCATGGGGCATGCTTTAACTCCAAAACAG GTGACATTGAAGAATTCCCAGCTTTGGATCCCATACCTGTGTATCCTGTTAATATTGATCCAACTACCAATGAGGTTAAAGTCACTTTAAGAAACAATAGCCACCTTAACAGTCAGGGTGCAACAAAGACACTCTGTAAGGCTTCTGAAGACAACAATAAAATGGTTGTCATTATTGGATCAG gtGCGGCTGGTCATAGTTGTGCCGAAACCCTCAGACAAGAAGGATTCAGCGGAAGAGTTATTATCGTGACTAAGGATGAAGCTCTACCTTATGATCGTACCAAGCTGAGCAAAGCAATGAATTTGGAAGCAAATAAGCTTTCTTTGAGATCCCATGAATATTATTCG AAAGGCGATATCGAATTCGTCCTTAACGTCAGCGTTCAAGGCGTGGACGTGGAAGCTAAATCAGTACTTCTAAGCAATGgtgacattttaaaatatactTATTTGGTTATTGCGACTGGAGGAAG ACCAAGGCCTATACCCTGCCCAGGAACCCATCTaggaaatatttttctacTTAGGACACCTAACGATGCAAACCAAATCGACGCATTTGCAAACAATAAagaa GTTCATGTCGTGATTGTCGGAACGTCCTTTATCGGAATGGAGGTTGCTGCTTATCTAGTAGACAAAGCAGCGTCTGTCACGGTGGTGGGAAGGAGTTCCACTCCATTTATTCATGTTTTCG GACCGTTGATTGGTAAGAGACTGCAACAGTTCCATGAAGAGAAAGGTGTTAAGTTCATAATGGATGCTGAAGTGGGGGAACTGCTCGGAAATGAGGAAGGCAACTTAACGGAAGTGTGTCTGACATCCGGTCGCGTTTTAAAGGCTGATATACTTGTTGCTGGACTAGGAGTTTTACCCAGTACAGATTTCCTACGAGATTCTGAAATTATTCTCGATAGTAGAGGATTCGTACCAGTTGACGAA cgcTTGAGAACCAATTGTTCGGATGTTTATGCTGTCGGCGATATTGCGTCGTTTCCTTTGCGAGCAAAAGAAGAGTGTGACGCTAGAAAACTCGTAAATATTGGTCATTGGCAGATGGCGCTTCATCATGGCCGTACTGCAG CGCTCACTATTTTGGGGCTATCGCAACCCATAAACGAAACAACGGTCCCTTTTTTCTGGTCGTCTATGTTCGGAAAAAGCGTGCGCTATTGTGGCTACGCACCAGATTTTGATGATGTAATAGTGCATGGTGACATAGATAACCTTAAATTTGCCGCTTTTCTTTGCGATAAGGAAACAGTACTAGCTGTTGTTACTATGAACTGTGATCCGTTGGCAATCCAGTTTGCTGCTTTGTTAAGACAGCAGAAAAGTCTACTGAAGTCGGAAGTTATCAATGATCCACAAAGCTGGACAACCATGTTACAGGAACCATGA
- the LOC130697459 gene encoding apoptosis-inducing factor 3-like isoform X2 — MGINCTKSPKVKPQHKNQQVESGTPAAQSGSLPREADSERKPTGKDAKENSKPTLEGDEDEEIKEYMLCQSEDLHENEMKVFEAGEKQVLVVKENGKVYAMGAKCTHFGAPLNSGIFCKGKVYCPWHGACFNSKTGDIEEFPALDPIPVYPVNIDPTTNEVKVTLRNNSHLNSQGATKTLCKASEDNNKMVVIIGSGAAGHSCAETLRQEGFSGRVIIVTKDEALPYDRTKLSKAMNLEANKLSLRSHEYYSKGDIEFVLNVSVQGVDVEAKSVLLSNGDILKYTYLVIATGGRPRPIPCPGTHLGNIFLLRTPNDANQIDAFANNKEVHVVIVGTSFIGMEVAAYLVDKAASVTVVGRSSTPFIHVFGPLIGKRLQQFHEEKGVKFIMDAEVGELLGNEEGNLTEVCLTSGRVLKADILVAGLGVLPSTDFLRDSEIILDSRGFVPVDERLRTNCSDVYAVGDIASFPLRAKEECDARKLVNIGHWQMALHHGRTAALTILGLSQPINETTVPFFWSSMFGKSVRYCGYAPDFDDVIVHGDIDNLKFAAFLCDKETVLAVVTMNCDPLAIQFAALLRQQKSLLKSEVINDPQSWTTMLQEP, encoded by the exons ATGGGCATAAATTGTACGAAAAGCCCGAAAGTAAAACCTCAACATAAAAATCAACAGGTAGAAAGTGGGACACCAGCTGCTCAGTCTGGTTCACTTCCTAGAGAAGCTGATTCTGAAAGAAAACCAACAG GAAAAGATGCCAAAGAAAATTCTAAACCAACATTGGAGGGTGATGAGGAtgaagaaattaaagaatacatGCTATGCCAGTCTGAAGATTTACATGaaaatga GATGAAAGTGTTTGAAGCTGGTGAAAAGCAAGTATTAGTTGTGAAGGAAAATGGGAAGGTTTATGCAATGGGGGCAAAATGCACCCATTTTGGTGCCCCATTGAATTCAG gCATATTTTGTAAAGGAAAAGTTTATTGCCCTTGGCATGGGGCATGCTTTAACTCCAAAACAG GTGACATTGAAGAATTCCCAGCTTTGGATCCCATACCTGTGTATCCTGTTAATATTGATCCAACTACCAATGAGGTTAAAGTCACTTTAAGAAACAATAGCCACCTTAACAGTCAGGGTGCAACAAAGACACTCTGTAAGGCTTCTGAAGACAACAATAAAATGGTTGTCATTATTGGATCAG gtGCGGCTGGTCATAGTTGTGCCGAAACCCTCAGACAAGAAGGATTCAGCGGAAGAGTTATTATCGTGACTAAGGATGAAGCTCTACCTTATGATCGTACCAAGCTGAGCAAAGCAATGAATTTGGAAGCAAATAAGCTTTCTTTGAGATCCCATGAATATTATTCG AAAGGCGATATCGAATTCGTCCTTAACGTCAGCGTTCAAGGCGTGGACGTGGAAGCTAAATCAGTACTTCTAAGCAATGgtgacattttaaaatatactTATTTGGTTATTGCGACTGGAGGAAG ACCAAGGCCTATACCCTGCCCAGGAACCCATCTaggaaatatttttctacTTAGGACACCTAACGATGCAAACCAAATCGACGCATTTGCAAACAATAAagaa GTTCATGTCGTGATTGTCGGAACGTCCTTTATCGGAATGGAGGTTGCTGCTTATCTAGTAGACAAAGCAGCGTCTGTCACGGTGGTGGGAAGGAGTTCCACTCCATTTATTCATGTTTTCG GACCGTTGATTGGTAAGAGACTGCAACAGTTCCATGAAGAGAAAGGTGTTAAGTTCATAATGGATGCTGAAGTGGGGGAACTGCTCGGAAATGAGGAAGGCAACTTAACGGAAGTGTGTCTGACATCCGGTCGCGTTTTAAAGGCTGATATACTTGTTGCTGGACTAGGAGTTTTACCCAGTACAGATTTCCTACGAGATTCTGAAATTATTCTCGATAGTAGAGGATTCGTACCAGTTGACGAA cgcTTGAGAACCAATTGTTCGGATGTTTATGCTGTCGGCGATATTGCGTCGTTTCCTTTGCGAGCAAAAGAAGAGTGTGACGCTAGAAAACTCGTAAATATTGGTCATTGGCAGATGGCGCTTCATCATGGCCGTACTGCAG CGCTCACTATTTTGGGGCTATCGCAACCCATAAACGAAACAACGGTCCCTTTTTTCTGGTCGTCTATGTTCGGAAAAAGCGTGCGCTATTGTGGCTACGCACCAGATTTTGATGATGTAATAGTGCATGGTGACATAGATAACCTTAAATTTGCCGCTTTTCTTTGCGATAAGGAAACAGTACTAGCTGTTGTTACTATGAACTGTGATCCGTTGGCAATCCAGTTTGCTGCTTTGTTAAGACAGCAGAAAAGTCTACTGAAGTCGGAAGTTATCAATGATCCACAAAGCTGGACAACCATGTTACAGGAACCATGA
- the LOC130697463 gene encoding uncharacterized protein LOC130697463, producing MRLSSILCGFRKKLPPGNIWTGKHRMVYKHNEENAERLRKRFAIEEQNMFYLRHSFLTHEEEKGFSRELGKHEKWLTEKVKEKQARPYRPHVTLEEHLGGALIVTNKWD from the exons ATGCGATTATCAAGCATACTGTGtggcttcagaaaaaaattacctcCTGGGAACATCTGGACCGG GAAACATCGAATGGTATACAAGCATAACGAAGAGAATGCGGAAAGATTACGAAAAAGGTTTGCCATTGAAGAGCAAAACATGTTTTATCTGAGACACTCCTTTTTAACACAT gaagaagaaaagggattTTCAAGGGAGTTGGGAAAACATGAGAAGTGGCTAActgaaaaagtaaaagaaaagcaagcaAGGCCTTACCGACCACATGTAACTCTTGAGGAGCACCTTGGAGGTGCACTAATTGTTACAAATAAATGGGATTGA
- the LOC130697460 gene encoding cysteine desulfurase-like — translation MLLKFLARNRWLMGKFSLKPGDSLIEEMILCRNLLQAVGSNRYGQLHKYSTLTNIGEKITASKLEEEGRPLYLDAQATTPVDPRVLDAMLPYMTNYYGNPHSRTHSYGWESEKAVEQAREQVARLINADPKEIIFTSGATESNNIAVKGVARFYKMKKNHIITTQTEHKCVLDSCRVLEGEGFEVTYLPVLPSGLIDLNSLQSAIRPTTVLVSVMGVNNEIGVQQPLAEIGAICRKAKVFFHCDAAQAVGKIPMDVEAMSVDLMSISGHKLYGPKGVGALYVRRRPRVRIEALQSGGGQERGLRSGTVPTPLTVGLGAACDIAKEELQYDHNRITKLSHRLVDQISKSLTHVIRNGDPEHSYPGCVNLSFAYVEGESLLMALKDVALSSGSACTSASLEPSYVLRAIGAEEDLAHSSIRFGIGRFTTEAEVDYTAQRCIHQVSKLREMSPLWEMVQEGIDLKSIKWTQH, via the exons atgctgCTTAAATTTTTGGCAAGGAATCGCTGGCTTATGGGTAAATTTTCGCTAAAACCTGGTGATTCCCTGATAGAAGAGATGATTCTATGTCGCAATTTATTGCAAGCTGTCGGTTCCAATCGCTATGGCCAGTTACATAAGTACAGTACATTGACAAATATTGGTG aaaaaatcACTGCTAGCAAACTTGAAGAGGAAGGAAGGCCATTGTACTTAGACGCACAAGCCACAACCCCAGTT GATCCAAGGGTACTAGATGCAATGCTACCATATATGACAAATTATTATGGAAATCCACATTCAAGGACCCATTCCTATGGATgggaaagcgaaaaagctGTTGAACAAGCTCGTGAG CAAGTTGCAAGGCTAATTAATGCTGAcccaaaagaaataatttttacatCTGGAGCCACTGAAAGCAACAACATAGCAGTTAAAGGTGTTGCAAGGTtctacaaaatgaaaaagaatcatATAATCACTACCCAGACG GAACATAAATGTGTCCTGGATTCCTGTCGTGTTCTTGAAGGAGAAGGATTTGAAGTAACTTACCTACCTGTCCTCCCCAGTGGTTTAATTGATCTAAACAGCCTTCAGAGTGCCATTAGGCCGACGACTGTGTTGGTCTCGGTAATGGGCGTAAATAACGAAATTGGAGTTCAACAGCCATTGGCAGAAATAG gTGCCATTTGTCGAAAGGCGAAAGTCTTTTTCCACTGTGACGCAGCTCAGGCTGTAGGTAAAATTCCTATGGATGTTGAGGCGATGTCGGTTGATCTTATGTCCATCAGTGGACATAAGCTTTATGGCCCAAAAG GTGTTGGTGCCCTCTACGTAAGACGTAGGCCGCGGGTCAGAATTGAAGCTTTGCAAAGCGGAGGTGGCCAGGAGCGAGGTTTGCGTAGTGGAACGGTTCCGACACCCCTGACAGTTGGTCTGGGTGCTGCTTGTGATATTGCTAAGGAAGAACTTCAG TATGATCATAACAGAATCACAAAACTGTCACATCGCCTGGTCGACCAGATAAGTAAAAGTTTAACTCATGTTATACGAAACGGAGATCCTGAACACTCCTATCCAGGTTGTGTTAACCTGTCGTTTGCCTATGTTGAGGGTGAAAGTCTTTTGATGGCCTTAAAAG ATGTGGCACTATCAAGTGGAAGCGCTTGCACTTCAGCCTCGTTAGAACCCTCCTACGTTTTGCGCGCTATTGGGGCTGAAGAGGATTTAGCACATTCTTCTATTCGATTTGGAATTGGAAGGTTTACTACCGAAGCTGAAGTTGATTACACTGCGCAAAGGTGTATACATCAAGTTTCGAAACTTCGTGAAATGAG TCCTTTGTGGGAAATGGTCCAAGAAGGAATTGATTTGAAGAGTATCAAATGGACGCagcattaa
- the LOC130697462 gene encoding LOW QUALITY PROTEIN: cysteine desulfurase-like (The sequence of the model RefSeq protein was modified relative to this genomic sequence to represent the inferred CDS: deleted 1 base in 1 codon), which yields MRCSATICDKLLWNPNSRSHSYGWESEKAVEQAREQVARLINADPKEIIFTSGATESNNIAVKGVARFYKMKKNHIITTQTEHKCVLDSWRVLEGEGFEVNYLPVLPSGLIDLNSLQSAIRPTTVLVSVMGVNNEIGVRQPLAEIGAICRKAKVFVHCDAAQAVGEIPIDVEAMSVDLMSIRGHKLYGPKGVGALYVRRRPRVRIEALQSGDGQERGLRSGTVPTPLTVGLGAACDIAKEELQYDHNRITKLSHRLVDQISKSLPHVIQNEDPEHSCPGCVNLSFAYVEGESLLMALKDVALSSGSACTSASLEPSYVLRAIGAEEDLAHSSIRFGIGRLTTEAEVDYTAQRCIHQVSKLREMSSLWEMAQEGIDLKSIKWTQH from the exons ATGAGATGCAGTGCTACTATATGTGACAAATTATTATGGAACCCCAATTCAAGGTCCCATTCATATGGTTgggaaagcgaaaaagctGTTGAACAAGCTCGTGAG CAAGTTGCAAGGCTAATTAATGCTGAcccaaaagaaataatttttacatCTGGAGCCACTGAAAGCAACAACATAGCAGTTAAAGGTGTTGCAAGGTtctacaaaatgaaaaagaatcacATAATCACTACACAGACA GAACATAAATGTGTCCTGGATTCCTGGCGTGTTCTCGAAGGAGAAGGATTTGAAGTAAATTACCTACCTGTCCTCCCCAGTGGTTTAATTGATCTAAACAGCCTTCAGAGTGCCATCAGGCCGACGACTGTGTTGGTCTCGGTAATGGGCGTAAATAACGAAATTGGAGTTCGACAGCCATTGGCAGAAATAG gTGCCATTTGTCGAAAGGCGAAAGTCTTTGTCCACTGTGACGCAGCTCAGGCTGTAGGCGAAATTCCTATTGATGTTGAGGCGATGTCGGTTGATCTTATGTCCATCAGAGGACATAAGCTTTATGGCCCAAAAG GTGTTGGTGCCCTCTACGTAAGACGTAGGCCGCGGGTCAGGATTGAAGCTTTACAGAGCGGAGATGGTCAAGAACGAGGTTTGCGTAGTGGAACGGTTCCGACTCCCCTGACAGTTGGTCTTGGTGCTGCTTGTGATATTGCTAAGGAAGAACTTCAG TATGATCATAACAGAATCACAAAACTTTCACATCGCTTGGTCGACCAGATAAGTAAAAGTTTACCTCATGTTATACAAAACGAAGATCCTGAACACTCCTGTCCGGGTTGTGTTAACCTGTCGTTTGCCTATGTTGAGGGTGAAAGTCTTTTGATGGCCTTAAAAG ATGTGGCACTATCAAGTGGAAGTGCGTGCACTTCAGCGTCGTTAGAGCCATCTTATGTTTTGCGCGCCATTGGCGCCGAAGAAGACTTAGCGCAT TCTTCCATTCGCTTTGGAATTGGAAGACTTACTACCGAAGCTGAAGTAGATTACACTGCGCAAAGGTGTATACATCAAGTTTCGAAACTTCGTGAAATGAG TAGTTTGTGGGAAATGGCCCAAGAAGGTATTGATTTGAAGAGTATCAAATGGACGCagcattaa